The following proteins come from a genomic window of Flavobacterium crocinum:
- a CDS encoding LysE family transporter: MALFTPFISGFIAAAIGIIPPGLINMTAAKINLKEGKKNALWFVIGAVLVIFFQVYVSVLFARVIDNRPDVVTLLREAGFGIFSILTIYFLFIAKEPKTKKKSKIKKSSKKSRFFLGMLLSGLNFFPIPYYVVVSVTLASYHLFVFENNIILTFVLGSVLGSFAALYSYIAFFGRIEKKTDYLMRNMNKIIGSITGLIALATLFNILNYYFG, from the coding sequence ATGGCCTTATTTACTCCTTTTATTTCTGGATTTATTGCCGCCGCAATTGGGATTATTCCTCCTGGATTAATCAATATGACAGCAGCCAAGATAAATCTGAAAGAAGGAAAAAAGAATGCCTTATGGTTTGTTATTGGCGCGGTTCTCGTTATTTTTTTTCAGGTTTATGTTTCGGTTCTTTTTGCCAGAGTTATAGATAACAGACCAGATGTAGTAACTTTACTGAGAGAGGCTGGTTTTGGAATCTTTTCAATCTTGACGATTTACTTTTTATTTATTGCCAAAGAACCGAAGACTAAGAAAAAATCGAAAATTAAAAAGAGTAGTAAAAAAAGCCGTTTTTTTCTTGGAATGCTGCTTTCAGGATTGAATTTCTTTCCTATTCCGTATTATGTTGTGGTGAGTGTTACTCTGGCTTCATACCATCTTTTTGTATTCGAAAACAATATTATCTTAACGTTTGTATTAGGATCTGTTTTAGGGTCGTTTGCTGCTTTGTATAGTTATATTGCTTTCTTTGGAAGAATAGAAAAGAAAACCGATTACTTAATGCGAAATATGAATAAAATCATCGGAAGCATTACCGGTCTGATTGCACTTGCAACACTTTTTAATATCCTGAATTATTATTTCGGTTAA
- the trmB gene encoding tRNA (guanosine(46)-N7)-methyltransferase TrmB, with translation MGSKNKLKRFRENETFQNVFQPTREEVVGNLMPLRGKWNSDFFKNDNPLVLELGCGKGEYSVGLAEKYPDKNFIGIDIKGARFWRGAKTAVENGLHNVAFVRTQIELINHIFAEGEVDEIWITFPDPQIKYKRTKHRMTNSEFLKLYKKILKKDGVVNLKTDSEFMHGYTLGLLHGEGHEVLYANHNVYKNEGSPEVVTSIQTFYEKQYLEINKAITYIRFKIKD, from the coding sequence GTGGGAAGTAAAAATAAACTTAAAAGATTCAGAGAAAACGAAACATTTCAAAACGTTTTTCAACCAACAAGAGAAGAAGTTGTAGGCAATTTAATGCCTCTAAGAGGAAAATGGAACTCTGATTTCTTTAAAAATGATAATCCTTTAGTTTTAGAATTAGGATGTGGAAAAGGAGAATATTCTGTTGGATTAGCTGAAAAATACCCGGACAAAAATTTTATCGGAATTGATATTAAAGGTGCCCGTTTCTGGCGTGGTGCTAAAACTGCTGTTGAAAACGGTCTTCATAATGTGGCTTTCGTTCGTACACAAATCGAGTTGATCAATCATATTTTTGCTGAAGGCGAAGTAGACGAAATCTGGATTACTTTCCCGGATCCGCAAATTAAATACAAAAGAACAAAACACAGAATGACCAATTCTGAGTTCCTGAAATTATACAAAAAGATCCTTAAAAAAGACGGTGTCGTAAACTTAAAAACCGACAGCGAATTTATGCACGGTTATACACTTGGTTTACTTCATGGAGAAGGACACGAGGTTTTATATGCGAATCATAATGTTTACAAAAACGAAGGAAGTCCGGAAGTTGTAACTTCGATTCAGACGTTTTATGAAAAACAATATTTAGAAATTAACAAGGCAATTACGTATATTCGTTTCAAAATTAAAGATTAG